From the genome of Pseudomonas hamedanensis:
TCTCGGGCACAGGCCCGGGGCCGGCTAAATCCGCGAATGGATTTTTCAGACCCGCAGTGAGGACATCCATGCGCCAACCGGACATCGAGATTTACCTGAAAGACGCCGACGTCGACCACAAGGCCATCGCCGCCTGGCTCGGCAAAGCACTCGGCCCGTGCAGCGACTGGGTGCAGAAAGGCCAGACGTATAAATGCAAGGCCGGCAACGTGCCGGTGACCTGGCTGCCGAAAGCGGTGGGCAAGTGGAACAGCCTGTACCTGGAAAGCGACCAGACCCCATGGCACGACGACATCGCCTGTGCCCGCGCAGCCTTTGCCGCGCTGAACGTCGAAGTGCGTTGCGCACCGGGTACGTGGGTTGAGGAAGAAGGTGAAGAAACCGCCGATCGCTGGATTCGCATCAGCGCCGATGGAGAAGAAGAGATCACCTGGAAAACCGCTTAACAACAGGCAACTCAGATCCAAATGTGGGAGCGGGCTTGCTCGCGAATGCGGTGTATCAGCCAATTCAAATGGCGACTGATACACCGCATTCGCGAGCAAGCCCGCTCCCACAGTGGTTTGATCGTTCCTACGCTCCGCGTGGGAATGCCTCAATGGACGCTCTGCGTCCGATTTGGGACGCGGAGCGTCCCGGGCTGCATTCCCACGCAGAGCGTGGGAACGATCAATTACAGGCCAACTACGTCTTCTGCCTGCAACCCCTTCTCGCCAGTAATCACGGCGTACTCGACCTGTTGACCTTCGGTCAGCGAGCGGTGCCCTTCGCCGCGAATCGCGCGGTAGTGCACGAACACGTCCGCTCCGTCTTCGCGCTGGATAAAGCCGTAGCCCTTGGCGTCGTTGAACCACTTCACGTTGCCGGTTTCGCGTGTTGCCATCTGTTCATACTCCTTTTTTATTATTGAACGGGCTTTTCGCAGGAAAGCCTTCGAGGAACGTCAGCCTGCGTCCGAAGTCCACAAGAGGGCACCGGCAACAGACCGCCGAGTATATGACAGGTGCGGAAACTCTCAACAGGAGATTACTTCGGCGCTTTTTTGCCGATTTTCCGTGAATCCGGCACACTATCGACCGCCCGAGCGCCTGCTCGGTTTTATTCACTCACGCAGAAGCCGTATGACCCGTTCCCCGTTCCGCCGTCTTGTGTTTGGCACCCTGCGCCGCTTGTTGTATCTCTGGGTTCGCTCCGAGACCATCAACCAGTCGTCGTTCACCCTCAACCTCGACCGCAGTCGTCCGGTGTTCTACGTCCTGCAAAACCCTTCGCTGACCGATCTGGCCGTGCTCGACACCGAGTGCACCAAGGCCGGACTGCCGCGTCCGGTGCTGGCGGTATCGGTGGGTTCGCTGATCGAGCCGGCAGCGTTTTTCTATCTGACGCCGGACCCGGACTGGCTCGGCCGCCAGGACAAGCGCGGTGCACCGCCAACCTTGACCCGACTGGTCAGCGCATTGACCCAGAATGCTGCCGAAGACGCGCAGATCATTCCGGTGAGCGTGTTCTGGGGCCAGTCGCCGGACAGCGAAAACAGCCCGTGGAAACTGTTGTTTGCCGATAGCTGGGCAGTCACCGGTCGCCTGCGTCGGTTGCTGAGCATCATCGTCCTCGGCCGCAAGACCCGCGTGCAGTTTTCCGCGCCGATCCACCTGCGCGAACTGATCGATCACAACAAGGGCCACGAGCGCACCGTGCGCATGGCCCAGCGCATCCTGCGCGTGCACTTTCGCAACCTGAAAGCAGCAGTCATCGGCCCGGACATTTCCCACCGTCGTAACCTGGTGAAGGGTTTGCTCAATCAGCCGTTGGTCAAGCAGGCGATTCTCGACGAAGCCGAGCGTGAAAATATCTCCCCGGAAAAAGCCAAGGCCCAGGCCCTGCGCTACGGCAACGAGATCGCTTCGGACTACACCTACACGGCGATCCGCTTCCTCGAAGTGGTGCTGAGCTGGTTCTGGAACAAAATCTACGACGGCATCAAGGTCAACCACATCGAAGGCGTGCAGAACGTTGCTCAGGGTCACGAAGTGATCTACGTGCCGTGCCACCGCAGCCACATCGACTATCTGTTGCTTTCGTACCTGCTGTTTCGCAACGGCCTGACCCCGCCGCACATCGCCGCCGGGATCAACCTCAATATGCCGGTGATCGGCAGCCTGCTGCGCCGTGGCGGCGCGTTTTTCATGCGCCGCACCTTCAAGGGCAATCCGCTGTACACCTCGGTGTTCAACGAATACCTGCACACGCTGTTTACCAAAGGCTTCCCGGTCGAGTATTTCGTCGAAGGCGGCCGCTCGCGCACCGGGCGCATGCTGCAACCAAAAACCGGGATGCTTGCCATCACGTTGCGCAGCTTCCTGCGCTCGTCGCGCATGCCCATCGTGTTTGTGCCGGTGTACATCGGTTACGAGCGCGTGCTCGAAGGCCGCACTTACCTGGGCGAGTTGCGCGGGGCAAGCAAGAAGAAAGAATCGATCTTCGATATTTTCAAAGTGATCGGCGCGCTCAAGCAGCGCTTCGGCCAGGTCGCGGTGAACTTCGGCGAGCCGATCAAACTGGCGGAGTTCCTCGACGCTGAACAACCGGACTGGCGCCAGCAGGAACTCGGCCCGCAGTTCAAACCGGCGTGGCTCAACGAAACCACCAACCGCCTCGGCGAAAAAGTCGCCCGGCACCTCAACGAAGCGGCGGCGATCAACCCGGTGAACCTGGTGGCACTGGCCCTGCTGTCGACCACGCGTCTGGCGCTGGATGACCGCGCCATGGCACGGGTGCTGGATCTGTATCTGGCGCTGCTGCGCAAGGTACCGTATTCGCCGCACACGACATTGCCCGAGGGCGATGGTCGCGCGCTGATCGAGCACGTGAAGGACATGGACCTGCTCGCCGAGCAGAACGACGCGCTGGGCAAGATTCTGTATCTGGACGAACAGAACGCCGTCCTGATGACCTACTACCGCAACAACGTGCTGCACATTTTTGCGCTGCCGTCGCTGCTGGCGAGTTTCTTCCAGAGCACCTCGCGCATGAGCCGCGAGCAGATCCTGCGCTACACCCGCGCGCTGTATCCGTACCTGCAATCGGAGCTGTTCATCCGCTGGAGTCTGGAGGAACTCGATGCGGTGATCGATCAGTGGCTGGAAGCGTTCGTCGAGCAGGGTCTGCTGCGGTTCGAGAAGGACCTGTACCTGCGTCCGGCACCGAGTTCGCGACATTTCGTCCTGCTGACGCTGCTGTCCAAAAGCATTGCGCAGACCTTGCAGCGCTTCTACATGACTGTGTCGTTGCTGCTCAACAGCGGACAGAACAGCATCAGCGCCGAAGAGCTGGAAGACCTCTGCACAGTCATGGCCCAGCGTCTGTCGATCCTGCATGGCCTGAATGCGCCGGAGTTCTTCGACAAGAGTCTGTTCCGCCACTTCATCCAGACCCTGCTGGACCTCGACGTGCTGCGCCGCGACGAAGCCGGCAAACTCAGCTACCACGAACTGCTCGGCGAACTGGCCGAAGGCGCAGCCAAGCGCGTATTGCCGGCAGAAATTCGCCTGTCGATCCGCCAGGTCGCGCTGCACCGCAGTGAAGATGCCGCTGACCAGGTCACCGCTCTGCCGGAAGCCTGACGCAAATACCTGTAGGCCTTCGCCTGCTCGCGATAGCGGTGTGTCAGATGACAGCAATGGTGACTGACACACCGCTGTCGCGAGCAGGCTCACTCCTACAATTGAAAGGAGATTCATCCATGAAAAAACTACTGACCCTCGCCGCCGCCACGCTGCTCAGCGCCTGCCAATCAACCGCCCCCGCCGGCAAGGCGAGCCTCGACGGCGAGGTCTTTTACCTGCAACGCATTGCCCTGCCGCCGAGCGCCAC
Proteins encoded in this window:
- a CDS encoding cold-shock protein, yielding MATRETGNVKWFNDAKGYGFIQREDGADVFVHYRAIRGEGHRSLTEGQQVEYAVITGEKGLQAEDVVGL
- the plsB gene encoding glycerol-3-phosphate 1-O-acyltransferase PlsB, whose product is MTRSPFRRLVFGTLRRLLYLWVRSETINQSSFTLNLDRSRPVFYVLQNPSLTDLAVLDTECTKAGLPRPVLAVSVGSLIEPAAFFYLTPDPDWLGRQDKRGAPPTLTRLVSALTQNAAEDAQIIPVSVFWGQSPDSENSPWKLLFADSWAVTGRLRRLLSIIVLGRKTRVQFSAPIHLRELIDHNKGHERTVRMAQRILRVHFRNLKAAVIGPDISHRRNLVKGLLNQPLVKQAILDEAERENISPEKAKAQALRYGNEIASDYTYTAIRFLEVVLSWFWNKIYDGIKVNHIEGVQNVAQGHEVIYVPCHRSHIDYLLLSYLLFRNGLTPPHIAAGINLNMPVIGSLLRRGGAFFMRRTFKGNPLYTSVFNEYLHTLFTKGFPVEYFVEGGRSRTGRMLQPKTGMLAITLRSFLRSSRMPIVFVPVYIGYERVLEGRTYLGELRGASKKKESIFDIFKVIGALKQRFGQVAVNFGEPIKLAEFLDAEQPDWRQQELGPQFKPAWLNETTNRLGEKVARHLNEAAAINPVNLVALALLSTTRLALDDRAMARVLDLYLALLRKVPYSPHTTLPEGDGRALIEHVKDMDLLAEQNDALGKILYLDEQNAVLMTYYRNNVLHIFALPSLLASFFQSTSRMSREQILRYTRALYPYLQSELFIRWSLEELDAVIDQWLEAFVEQGLLRFEKDLYLRPAPSSRHFVLLTLLSKSIAQTLQRFYMTVSLLLNSGQNSISAEELEDLCTVMAQRLSILHGLNAPEFFDKSLFRHFIQTLLDLDVLRRDEAGKLSYHELLGELAEGAAKRVLPAEIRLSIRQVALHRSEDAADQVTALPEA